Proteins found in one Neomonachus schauinslandi chromosome 1, ASM220157v2, whole genome shotgun sequence genomic segment:
- the LOC110594019 gene encoding EKC/KEOPS complex subunit LAGE3-like has translation MQAAGADAGGGAGGVDNGRDGHDCHGGRGGPGFPGGAARPQHVPGPGGDAASKIPRPESRIHVFALCVPFPSDLEAEIAYGSLAPDAEPHRGAVEKQLTVSGSVVAVRWRAKDPRLLRISIITFLDQLSLVMQIMRRFGPPVSR, from the exons aTGCAGGCGGCAGGAGCGGACGCAGGCGGCGGGGCGGGAGGTGTGGACAACGGCCGGGACGGCCATGACTGCCATGGTGGCCGCGGCGGCCCCGGCTTTCCTGGCGGTGCAG CTCGCCCACAGCACGTCCCGGGGCCAGGCGGAGATGCTGCTTCCAAGATTCCAAGGCCAGAAAGCCGAATACACGTATTTGCCCTCTGCGTGCCTTTCCCGTCCGACTTGGAGGCGGAGATCGCCTATGGGTCCCTGGCCCCGGATGCCGAACCCCACAGAGGGGCTGTTGAGAAGCAGCTCACAGTGAGTGGCAGCGTCGTGGCCGTCCGCTGGAGAGCTAAAGATCCTCGCCTCCTCCGAATTTCCATCATCACCTTTCTTGATCAGCTTTCCCTGGTGATGCAGATCATGCGGCGCTTTGGGCCCCCCGTTTCCCGCTAA